The Lacerta agilis isolate rLacAgi1 chromosome 14, rLacAgi1.pri, whole genome shotgun sequence sequence GGGCTGAAGCCATGTTCTTCCTGTCTCCCCAGTCAGTGGGTTGCCAGAAGAGAGACAGATATGAACACACAGCTTGCAGAGGACTTCTGAAATGAGGTGGGCAGGCTGCAGATTACCAACCCCTCATCTTAGACACCAACTAATAAACTGTCTCCTTGATAAAGGGGCTACACAGGACATTGCTTTGTGGCAGTCAGCTCACTGGTCAGTCTAGACCAGTTTTGTTACACTCCTTGGCCTCaggcagggatctttcccagcctTGCCCCCTTTCAATTAGAGGTGCAGGGTACTGAGTCTGATTTCCCCTAAGTTAAgcatgttctccatccctgggctATGGGCTCTTTTTAGCAGTTGCACAGCCTCTaattcagggatgggggacctccagatgttggcggactcccaactcccatcaggctcagccagcaggactgaagggcagggatgaagggaattgtagtctggcaacatctggagggccacaggttccccacccctgatgtaattCTATATCtgttttaattaaaatggaaGATTACAGGTCAGACAGATTGCATGTTATGGTAATCATCTCAGCCGTACAGTATAAGGAACCTGCTGCGTCAGGCAAAGGCCAATGTAGTTCATCATTCTGCTTCCACGGTGATCAACCaggtgcctttgggaagcctgtaagcagggcaggagtgcaacagcactctgcccacctgtgattctgagcatcaggtattcagaggcatgatgcctctcacagtgaaggcagaacacagccattgtggctggtagcagAATATTGTTAAgagttcccctctcccccccccccccccgactgagAATCCCCACTGAGTATGCAAAATCCAGAATGGACCACCCTCCTACCCCTTAATGTTGCCTGCTTGTTTCCCAGTTGCCTTCATGACTAAATTGAGGACTAGAAGTATGCCTTTGAAAAGGCTGGCAATCTGCATCAGATGAACCATGGATACAAAGCAGTGTCTTGTACTTGAAAGAGATACGCTTTGCTCCCTGCGGCTATGTTTCCTCTACTTAGGACAGACCCATAGAACCAGAATCGGAAGGGACATCAAAGGTCAACTAATCCAAGCTCTAGCTGATGCAGGAAATCTACTACTACAGCACCCCTGATAGGTGGCCATCTAGCCACTGCTTAAAAACTTTGCAACAAAGCAGAGCCCATCATCTAAGGCAGGTGtggtgaacctttggccctccaggtgttgctgaactacaacttccatccctggccactgactTGCTGGGGCTAGtggaagttgtagtttagcaacacctGTTCTACGTTATTAGCTTGCTCCCACCCACCGTGGTGTCGGCTGCCTTTTTCCAGCTGCATTCCCTTgcttctactcttgtaaaaacaaaaaaaacaaaaaacaagctttAGGGTGGCTGGTGGATAGTTAAACATTCAGATTTCAATTAGGTTAAATATTTATTGGTTCACGTGCCCAGATCTCTGCACCACCAGATGGTATATTAGTGCTCTTGGCAGGCTTTAAGCTGCACTTTTATCTCAACCCAACTGCACAGTGAGGATGGAAAGCAGCTGTACCTAgagaactggggtggggtggggtaggggtggggggttGCTGGCAGATCAGGACCAGCAAGCACAAGGTTTGTAGGGTcttatattcaactaagttttactcggGGCAGAGCCACTGAAGTGAATGATGCAACTTGGCCAAGTTTGTTAATTTCAccgagtctactctgagtaaaacttcgcTGCATTCCAACCATagtctccactcagccatgcagATCCCCGAGTGTCCTTGGCACATCTTTTTCAGCCTTACCGATATCACAGGTTGTTTTGAGAATAACATGGGTGGAGGAGGAAGCTTCTATGAAGGGGAgattgaaatgcaataaaaacaagttTGCTCAGTCAGAATGCAGAGAGTTTGGGCAAAGAGGGACTGAATGAATAACAGCAGCCCCGGAGTTGGCTGGAAGAGGTGCCACAAGCATTTCTGAaaggagggaagctttttaatgacGTCGGGTGTTGTGGGTTTGGAACAGCATGTTTGCTTCTGCACTCTCATCCACTCCGCCTGCACTGTTTGTAAATAAACAGATTATTAGAAAAGATACTCTAAGTCTTCAGTGTTCTGTTCGCCAAAGGAAAGTTTCCTTGTGAAGACTGTGGGAATGTGAGACAAGAATGTGAAACACTGTAGTCCACAAAGGAACACATGGCTCTGCTGAATTTTGTTtattaggttttcttttattcttaaaatgcatataaaatattaaaaggcCAGGTCAAGAAGGTGAAAGGGGACTTTGGGGGAGCCAGCAcatatataatacagtggtacctcgggttacagacgcttcaggttacagactccgctaacccagaaatagtacctcgggttaagaactttgcttcaggatgagaacagaaattgcgcggcggcagcaggaggccccattagttaaagtggtacctcaggttaagaacattttcaggttaagaacggaccaccagaacaagttaagttcttaacccaaggtaccactgtactgttacaGAAATATCATTGGAAGGAACCCATTTTTAATAActtgcaagcaggctgcttggtAAGGCTACTGGAGAAGCAAATCTTTCCCATGTTTTCCAAATATTTTGTGCATAATTACTATGGGACAGGAAGGCAGTATTAATCCTCCCAGCTTTAGAAGGATGGTGGATATGATTAGCTTAAATCCCCCACCCTATGCTGTTTTGGGGAAAAGTACAAAGGATAACCTCAGACTTTGGAGGGTGAGGTACTCCTTTAAAGTGGTTACTGGCTGGAGGTGAAGAAGAAAGTGATGCTATCTGAGTTCTCACCAGGGTCATTTTAACACATTCTGCAGGAAAATGGGGGTTTGTTATTGAAGGTTGACTCAAGAGGGAGTTATAATAATTTGTGACTCCCTGAACAGTGGGCAGGTATTTTGCAAGTATTAGCAAATGGTTTTGTCCAAATCACACCTCGCATTTTTAGGCTGCCGCTTAAAACGTCTTAGGTGAAAACCTAAAAATACATGATTTAAAGTGCGTGTAACATCACATGCAAAAATGCCCTTATGTTTCATGGTTGAAATTCAGAAGATGAAATTCATTTTTCGTGGTAATCTCAATGACTAATTTCAAGCTCTGCTATTTTCAGGCTCTGTGCATAATGTCCCAGCAGTTAAGAAACAAGAGAGAGTTGCAGATTTTTTAATTCATGACAAAGAGTTCTGCATGGACAACGTGATTAAGTCCTACTCTCTACAATTTTTGTGGTTTCAGTTCTTTCAATGAATTTATTAGGGTCCAATGAATTTATTTTAGCTTCTAAGCTGCAAATGTGGAAagaacactgattttttttattaaaaaaaacaacccacaagaAACATAATCAatcctccatttttaaaaatggggattaaaagaaaaaaagaatgctaGAAATGTTTGCAAGTTTGAGTTTTAATGTGTATTTCCATTTTTGCCAAATCTGAAAAATAGAAGAGCCCTAGGAAATGCCAATTGCAAGATGACACCCCTTTAACTTGCTGTATTATGTGGAAGTACCTGATAACATGCAAACAAGGGGTGATACACTCACAATGCAGAACCCCAGTGGACCAATCCATGTATCGCATAGGATTTTGTACCATAACTGCCTTTGAAAACTGCAGAGAGTTAATACATAGCTAAATTCAGAGGAGAACAGGGCTCCTTCCAAGGCAAATGGGAGAGATCATCCAGTTGATGGTCACTCCTTTTTCCGAAGGTGGATGTAAATGATTCCACTGATAAGAGCCAAAGGAAAGGACAGCCACGCCAGCACAAAACAGTAACCAAAAGACCCACCCGTTGGTCGGCCTTTCTGGAACTGTTCCACGTGGGTGGTGTAGATCACGGCAGCTGTGAACACGGAGATAGCTGGAAACACATCCAAGCAGACAATTAGCACTGGATCCCTGGCTACATCTTACTGCCTAAAGCTGCATTCAATGCTCACATCCTCACCAGGTATTTAAAGCTCCtggcttgctccccccccccccaagaatcctgagatctgtagttaagggtgctgggaattgtagctctttgagatGCGAACCATAGATTAAAGCCTTGCGCTTTAAATGTACGATCCCTTTACAACGTGACATTTAGATCCCAGGGCAGAAATCTCATCGGCATCCATATTGGAATCTGCACTCTGCATCTCAGCATATTTTATGATAACATCAAAGAGAAGAGAAGTATAACATATTTCAGATTTATCCAGTAGAATTACCCCAAAAGTGGTATACTTAGCAATTTGGTGTTGCTGGGTCTTATGGTATATCTGCATGGCTCTTGCTCCTACATATCCTCACCACTTCCTCACAAGAGCAACTCCAACACATATACATGCCCCCCCTCCATCACACTGCTTTACCCCGGGCTGCACTCATACTTCTCCCCATCCGAAGTATTACTTCCTTTCTGGCTCCTATGCTGCGTCTCTCCCTGTGAGATTGACTGCTCGCCACTAGCTaccctatatactcgagtataagcctactttttcagcacatttttatgctgaaaaagccccccgtggcttatactcgagtgagggtcCCCGGCAAAGGCTGTTgttggcggaggaggaggaacgagcagcctgaaagcagccctatcgggctgctctttcctcctccaccacctttgccGCTGTCagtggaggaggaatgagcagcctgaaagggctgctttcgggctgcacCTTTCTCCTCCGCCTTAGCCGCTGTCAGCTTATAATTGAGTCAATGAGTTTTCCCAGTTTCTGTGGTAAAATCAGGTTccttggcttatattcgggtaggcttatactcgagtatataggtaaTAAAGCTGGTCTCTAAACAGCAAATTACCACACCATACTTACATGTAAGTATCTGGAAGATCCCAGTGGCGTAGAACAGGCTTCCCCGCTTCATGGTGTAGAGTTGGCACATGAAGATAATGAAGGCtaagctggagaagagaagacttaaAACCATGAAGGCTTGGACTGCCTGAAGCCATGCTGTGGGGGAAAGATAAGTGTGGGGGTGGTGAGAGGAGGAGACTGTATACATGCAGTAGAGAAGCAGCAGTTAATATGATGTACAATAGCCTTTGCGGTACTCACCACTTTCAGAGACTGATTTGCAGGGCCAGGTGTCGGTGTGGTTATCAAATATGCACTCATACCAGATGTTCACGGTTTCCTTGTCGGGCAGGACCCACCAAGACTGGAAGAGAATTACAATGGAGATTTTAGAAGCAGGCCTCCAAGGACATGCTTGGAAGACTAGTTTTAAAAGTTCAAAGGAAGTTTACTTTTGAGAGCAAACTTGAAAGTGATAAGCACCAAGGTAATGGTTTTCTCAAGGCCTTTCCACACCTAACATAGCAACAAACATACGTTTGGGACCACATAAGTGGGAACTAGCATTAATCATGGCTCTCAAGTGTATATGTATAAATGTGTGTTTCCAAACATGTGTTTGTTTCAATCATATAGTACATTTTCATGGGTGCACCAATTAATAGTAAACACACGGGGCTGATATAGCACTATGTTTATAGCACTTCATAGACACTGTTGTTTGCAATCTTTACAGCAGAGGTGGCTGACCTGTGGCcatccacatgttgttggactccaagtcccatcagcccctgccctGCTGatagtcagggatgctgggagttttaTTCCAGTAAAGGGCTACAACCTTGTAAGGTAAGTCAGTACTATTAGTCCAAATTTGTAGTTGTGGGAAGGAGTCAAAGCTAGGGAGTGTGGAAGAGAGTGGTGGTTTAAACTCATCTTAATGAGCACGGCAGAGGTGGGAGCAGAACTGGAGACTTTTTGATACGTATCTTCACcgcgatacagtggtacctctggttacaaacttaattcgttccggaggtccgttcttaagccgaaaccgctcgtaacatgaggtgcactttagctaatggtgcctcctgctgctgccaccctgccAGAGTGTGACTTCTGCTCGCACctcggggcaaagttcacaactgggagcatctacttccgggttagcg is a genomic window containing:
- the EMP3 gene encoding epithelial membrane protein 3 isoform X1, which gives rise to MQWRPAAKMGFLLFAVTALHVLILILLFVATLDKSWWVLPDKETVNIWYECIFDNHTDTWPCKSVSESAWLQAVQAFMVLSLLFSSLAFIIFMCQLYTMKRGSLFYATGIFQILTSISVFTAAVIYTTHVEQFQKGRPTGGSFGYCFVLAWLSFPLALISGIIYIHLRKKE
- the EMP3 gene encoding epithelial membrane protein 3 isoform X2 — translated: MGFLLFAVTALHVLILILLFVATLDKSWWVLPDKETVNIWYECIFDNHTDTWPCKSVSESAWLQAVQAFMVLSLLFSSLAFIIFMCQLYTMKRGSLFYATGIFQILTSISVFTAAVIYTTHVEQFQKGRPTGGSFGYCFVLAWLSFPLALISGIIYIHLRKKE